A stretch of the Medicago truncatula cultivar Jemalong A17 chromosome 5, MtrunA17r5.0-ANR, whole genome shotgun sequence genome encodes the following:
- the LOC11435586 gene encoding uncharacterized protein At1g66480: MGNTIGKSKKAKIMKIDGETFKVKTPTTSNEVVKNYPNHVLLDSQAVKHFGLRAKPLEPNQELKPKKIYFLVDLPKIEPENEKTSLPRRVRSSGIRNVDAKGRLELLMLSKRSVSDISLVKPPSNLGFDRPFDGSMRVKMRLPKAQLEKLMEESNDGSEVAEKIMSLYMGGGGDAAEHDSDVLRQNRKPRGKRVSFSPMEIEESPVEAAPQ; the protein is encoded by the exons ATGGGAAACACCATAGGAAAAAGCAAAAAAGCTAAGATTATGAAGATAGATGGAGAAACCTTCAAAGTAAAAACTCCAACAACATCAAACGAAGTTGTCAAAAACTATCCCAACCATGTTTTACTTGATTCTCAAGCAGTAAAACACTTCGGGCTTAGGGCAAAACCCTTAGAGCCAAATCAAGAACTCAAGCCCAAGAAAATTTACTTCCTAGTAGATTTACCTAAGATTGAGCCCGAAAATGAAAAAACATCGTTACCAAGGAGGGTACGTTCCAGTGGAATAAGGAACGTGGATGCTAAGGGTAGACTTGAGTTATTGATGCTATCTAAACGCTCCGTTTCAGATATTTCCTTAGTGAAACCACCGTCGAATTTGGGCTTTGATAGGCCCTTTGATGGGTCCATGAGGGTGAAGATGAGGCTTCCTAAAGCCCAGTTGGAAAAGTTGATGGAAGAGAGTAATGATGGGTCTGAGGTGGCGGAGAAGATTATGAGTTTGTATATGGGTGGCGGTGGTGATGCGGCGGAGCATGACAGTGATGTTTTACGGCAAAACCGAAAGCCTCGTGGG AAACGAGTGAGTTTTAGTCCAATGGAGATTGAAGAAAGTCCTGTTGAAGCAGCTCCTCAATAG
- the LOC11428950 gene encoding receptor protein kinase TMK1 produces the protein MNIAKALKKVSKNIQNKLSLNPQVDHDPPHSVVHDHPRHFLEHTPPNEARSSVVPTARHVGEASSSVVPPQNDGDCLFKPVVFSLSKKSAAGGTGSEFHSELEASKLVRHHNLLSLVGYCLGEGEKILVYEYMPNGTLSQHLFDWEVEGLQSLTWNQRMIIALDIAKGLEYLHGSLTKSTIVHGDLKPSNILLGENMRAKIADFGLGCFIPHNKSSIRTGNARGTFGYIAPEYAGSGTVAPPGDVYSFGVMLMELMTGSKAVDDSRGEDRRSIVTWFQEMRKDENLLISAVDETIDTTEEDTLATIGIIRKLAFKCTERSSGRRPDMSRVVSVLYPLVEN, from the exons ATGAACATAGCGAAAGCCTTGAAGAAAGTCTCGAAGAACATCCAAAACAAACTAAGTCTGAACCCACAAGTTGATCATGACCCTCCCCACTCAGTTGTCCATGACCACCCTCGCCATTTTCTTGAACATACGCCTCCCAATGAAGCAAGATCAAGTGTTGTACCAACTGCACGTCATGTCGGTGAAGCAAGTTCGAGTGTTGTACCACCTCAAAATGATGGTGATTGCTTATTTAAACCAGTGGTCTTTTCCTTAAG TAAAAAGAGTGCAGCAGGAGGAACTGGATCAGAATTTCACTCGGAACTTGAGGCTTCAAAATTAGTCCGTCACCATAATCTACTTTCTCTTGTTGGTTACTGCTTGGGAGAGGGAGAGAAGATTCTGGTGTATGAGTATATGCCTAATGGGACTCTAAGTCAGCATCTTTTTGATTGGGAGGTCGAAGGACTCCAATCACTCACATGGAATCAGAGAATGATCATTGCCTTGGATATTGCAAAAGGTTTGGAGTACCTTCATGGTAGTTTAACTAAGAGTACTATCGTCCACGGAGACTTGAAGCCTTCTAACATTCTTCTCGGAGAAAATATGAGGGCAAAGATCGCAGATTTCGGCCTAGGCTGTTTTATTCCACACAACAAATCCTCCATCCGAACAGGAAACGCACGAGGAACATTTGGATATATCGCGCCAGAATACGCAG GTTCTGGCACCGTGGCACCTCCAGGTGACGTGTACAGCTTCGGCGTCATGTTGATGGAACTGATGACAGGAAGTAAAGCAGTGGATGACAGCAGGGGTGAGGATAGGCGGAGTATTGTAACATGGTTCCAAGAAATGCGCAAGGATGAAAACTTGTTAATAAGTGCGGTTGACGAAACAATTGATACCACCGAAGAAGATACGCTAGCTACTATTGGCATTATAAGAAAGTTAGCTTTTAAATGCACTGAAAGGAGTTCAGGTCGCAGGCCTGACATGTCTCGTGTGGTTAGTGTGCTTTATCCTCTTGTAGAAAATTAG
- the LOC11431655 gene encoding uncharacterized protein, which translates to MARPLLVSNMHTLLLFSSMPTTTILFVVLSVFSIFSIITFLCGSKNMKKLHTEAEEEATVSSTKETKLISKLNSKISTRAISMVRMLSWRKVQAEGGLEEGNQEEEVLWRKNILMGEKCRPMDDEN; encoded by the coding sequence aTGGCGAGGCCTCTTCTTGTGTCTAACATGCACACTCTTCTTCTATTTTCATCCATGCCAACCACAACAATTCTATTTGTTGTTCTTTcagttttttctattttttccaTCATCACTTTTCTATGTGGTTCTAAGAACATGAAGAAGCTCCACACAGAGGCGGAGGAGGAAGCAACGGTGTCTTCGACCAAGGAAACTAAGCTAATTTCGAAGCTAAACAGTAAAATTAGCACCAGAGCTATTTCAATGGTGAGGATGCTATCTTGGAGAAAAGTGCAGGCTGAAGGAGGATTGGAAGAAGGAAACCAAGAAGAAGAAGTTCTTTGGAGGAAGAACATCTTGATGGGAGAAAAGTGTCGCCCGATGGACGACGAAAATTAG
- the LOC11438361 gene encoding probable aquaporin NIP-type has protein sequence MQLCCSSNNAITLIQKVIAEIIGTYFVVFAGCGSVAVDKIYGSVTFPGVCITWGLIVMVMSYSVGHISGGHFNPAVTITWTIFRRTSLKEAPLYIFAQLVGSTLASGTLSLMFDVTSKTYFGTVPVGSNGQSLVVEIIISFLLMFVISAVSTDERAVNDFAGVAVGMTIMLNVFIAGPVSGGSMNPARSIGPALIVHVYKGLWIYVVGPIVGAIAGAIAYNFLRSIKSPSELADEQFRNIVVG, from the exons ATGCAACTTTGTTGTTCATCAAACAATGCTATCACCTTGATACAAAAG GTGATTGCAGAAATCATTGGGACATATTTTGTGGTGTTTGCTGGATGTGGGTCTGTAGCAGTGGACAAGATCTATGGGTCTGTCACATTTCCAGGGGTATGTATCACTTGGGGGCTTATTGTAATGGTCATGTCTTACTCTGTTGGTCATATCTCTGGAGGACATTTCAACCCTGCTGTTACCATCACATGGACCATCTTTCGTAGGACCTCACTTAAAGAG GCTCCACTATACATTtttgctcagttggtaggatCAACGCTTGCGAGTGGAACATTATCACTAATGTTCGATGTCACGTCCAAAACTTATTTTGGAACCGTACCAGTTGGATCAAATGGCCAGTCTTTAGTTGTAGAAATCATCATCAGTTTTCTCTTAATGTTTGTCATTTCAGCGGTTTCAACCGACGAAAGAGCG GTGAATGATTTCGCAggtgttgcagttggaatgaCTATAATGTTGAATGTCTTCATTGCTGG GCCTGTATCAGGAGGATCTATGAACCCAGCAAGAAGTATTGGTCCTGCACTTATAGTACATGTTTACAAAGGACTATGGATATATGTGGTTGGTCCAATTGTTGGAGCTATAGCTGGAGCAATTGCATATAACTTTCTTAGATCCATAAAGTCACCTTCAGAGTTAGCAGATGAACAATTCAGGAACATTGTTGTAGGTTGA
- the LOC11426107 gene encoding U-box domain-containing protein 3 produces the protein METSENSPPTLEDQNTSVSVRRALELLHLDNQDMKIQAAKDIRHLTKTSHRCRRQLQQAITPLVSMLRVDLPESHEPALLALLNLAVQDEKNKINIVEAGALEPIVNFLKSQNQNLQEYATASLLTLSASTTNKPIITSYETIPLLVNILRNGSQQAKSDAVMALSNLSTHHDNLNTILESNPIPFIINILKTCKKSSKTAEKCCSLIESLVDYEEGIVSLTSEEGGVLAVVEVLENGNPQSKEHAVGTLLRMCQSDRCKYREPILSEGVIPGLLELTVQGTTKSKAKSCTLLQLLRDSDVETRCEIEGETLENIVYDIISQIDGDEQFGKAKKMLDEMVQVSMEQSLRHLQQRALVSTTSDVSITSCASEVSSK, from the exons ATGGAAACATCAGAGAATTCTCCTCCAACGTTGGAGGACCAAAATACATCGGTGTCCGTACGGAGAGCCTTGGAGCTACTCCATCTGGACAACCAGGACATGAAAATTCAGGCTGCCAAGGACATCCGCCATCTCACCAAAACATCCCACCGTTGCCGCCGTCAGCTCCAACAAGCTATCACCCCACTTGTTTCCATGCTCCGAGTCGACTTGCCGGAATCCCATGAACCTGCTCTTTTGGCCTTGCTTAACCTCGCTGTTCAAGATGAAAA gaacaaaatcaacattgtGGAAGCTGGTGCATTAGAACCAATAGTTAATTTTCTCAAgtcacaaaatcaaaatctacaAGAGTATGCAACTGCATCATTGCTCACTCTATCTGCATCAACAACCAACAAACCAATCATCACTTCTTATGAAACAATTCCTCTTCTTGTTAACATTCTTAGAAATGGAAGCCAACAAGCTAAATCTGATGCTGTAATGGCTCTATCCAATTTATCAACACACCATGATAACCTCAACACTATACTAGAATCAAATCCAATTCCTTTTATAATTAACATTCTCAAAACATGTAAAAAGTCCTCAAAAACAGCTGAAAAATGCTGCAGTTTGATAGAGTCGTTGGTCGATTATGAAGAAGGAATAGTTTCATTAACATCGGAAGAAGGCGGTGTTCTTGCAGTAGTTGAAGTTCTTGAAAATGGAAATCCACAAAGTAAAGAACATGCTGTTGGAACATTGTTGAGAATGTGTCAAAGTGATAGGTGTAAATATAGGGAACCAATTTTAAGCGAAGGTGTAATTCCAGGACTTCTTGAACTAACTGTTCAAGGAACAACAAAGTCTAAGGCAAAATCATGTACACTTTTGCAGCTACTAAGAGATTCTGATGTTGAAACAAGATGTGAAATTGAAGGTGAGACTCTTGAGAACATAGTGTATGATATTATATCTCAGATTGATGGTGATGAACAATTTGGTAAAGCAAAGAAAATGTTAGATGAAATGGTTCAAGTTAGTATGGAACAAAGTTTGAGACATTTACAACAAAGGGCTCTAGTTTCTACCACAAGTGATGTGTCTATTACTAgttgtgcttctgaagtttctTCCAAATGA